AGCGTGAGGCATTAGCTTTCAAGGTTGGCCGGGCTCTTTGCGGGGCCCGCCTTTCTATTTCGGGGGTATCGCAGCGGCATGATTCGCAACGTCGCCATCATAGCCCACGTCGATCACGGCAAGACCACGCTGGTGGACCAGATGCTGCGTCAGGCCGGGACGTTCCGGGATAACCAGCCGGTGGCCGAGCGGGTGCTGGATTCCAATCCGCTGGAGCGGGAGCGGGGCATCACGATCCTGTCGAAGAACGCCTCCGTTCGCTGGCGGGGCCACAAGATCAACATTGTAGACACTCCGGGGCACTCGGACTTCGGGGGCGAGGTCGAGCGCATCCTGCGCATGGTGGATGGCGTGCTGCTGCTGGTGGACGCGTTCGAGGGGCCCATGCCGCAGACGCGCTTCGTGACGCGCAAGGCGCTGGCGCTGGGGCTGCAGCCGATTGTGGTGATCAACAAGGTGGATCGTGGGGATGCCGAGCCGTTGCGCGTACACGACGAGGTGCTCGAGCTGTTCCTGGAGCTGGAGGCGGCGGAGGCGCAGCTCGATGCGCCGTTCCTCTACGCATCCGCGCGGGATGGCTACGCTGTGCGCGGCCTCGAGGAGGAGCGCCGGGACCTGGTCCCGCTGTTCCAGGCCATCCTGAACGTGGTGCCTGCACCGCCGGGCGAGGACGCCGGGCCGTTCCAGATGCTGGTTTCGACCATTGACCATTCCCCCTACCTGGGCCGCCTGGCCATTGGCCGGATCGAGCGGGGCGTGGCCCGGATCGGCGCGGCCATCATGGTGCTCTCGCCGCAGGGGCCAGGGGAGCGCGACGACCTGGCCCTCCCGGCCCCGGATCGGCCGGGCCGCGTCGCCCGGCTGTACACCTTCGAGGGGCTGCAGCGCACGGAAGTGGAGGAAGCGAGGGCCGGCGAGATCATTGCGCTGGCCGGGCTCGAGGGGGTCGAGATCGGCAGCACGGTGGCCGACGTCGCCTGCCCCGAGCCGCTGGACGCCATCGCGGTCGAGGAGCCGACCGTGTCTGTGGACTTCGTGGTGAACACCTCCCCGCTGGCGGGCCGGGCGGGCAGGTACGTGACCAGCCGGCAGCTCCGCGAGCGGCTGCGGCGCGAGCTCGAGCGCAATGTAGCGCTGCGCGTCGAGGACACGGATTCGCCGGACACCTTCACCGTCTGCGGCCGCGGCGAGCTGCACCTGGGGATCCTGATGGAGACCATGCGGCGGGAGGGGTACGAGTTTGCCGTGTCGCGGCCCCGCATCATCACGCGCCGTGGCCAGAGCGGCGAGCTGCTTGAACCCTACGAGGAGATGACGGTAGACGTGCCCGAGGCGTATGTCGGCGTAGTCATCGAGAAGCTGGGGCAGCGACGCGGCGAGCTGCGGGAAATGCGCACCTCCACAGGCG
This Gemmatimonadota bacterium DNA region includes the following protein-coding sequences:
- the typA gene encoding translational GTPase TypA, with the translated sequence MIRNVAIIAHVDHGKTTLVDQMLRQAGTFRDNQPVAERVLDSNPLERERGITILSKNASVRWRGHKINIVDTPGHSDFGGEVERILRMVDGVLLLVDAFEGPMPQTRFVTRKALALGLQPIVVINKVDRGDAEPLRVHDEVLELFLELEAAEAQLDAPFLYASARDGYAVRGLEEERRDLVPLFQAILNVVPAPPGEDAGPFQMLVSTIDHSPYLGRLAIGRIERGVARIGAAIMVLSPQGPGERDDLALPAPDRPGRVARLYTFEGLQRTEVEEARAGEIIALAGLEGVEIGSTVADVACPEPLDAIAVEEPTVSVDFVVNTSPLAGRAGRYVTSRQLRERLRRELERNVALRVEDTDSPDTFTVCGRGELHLGILMETMRREGYEFAVSRPRIITRRGQSGELLEPYEEMTVDVPEAYVGVVIEKLGQRRGELREMRTSTGARGADAGSPAGGLVRLVYRIPARGLFGYRSEFLTDTRGEGVLHHRFLEYRPWAGSLRGRDRGVMVSTTGGSAVAYPLFNLQQRGTLFVGPGAEVYEGMIVGENARAGDMEVNVTRGKKLTNVRAAGADENVLLDPPRRITLEGALEFIADDELVEVTPDAVRLRKRFLKAHERKKAARRPTPQQPVGLDGGTGRPAEGRIPPHPVSPPPRRGVVGMGGKGP